A single window of Nicotiana tomentosiformis chromosome 1, ASM39032v3, whole genome shotgun sequence DNA harbors:
- the LOC104094899 gene encoding uncharacterized protein, translated as MNFFKSILSDDPYPDPPIPKKPQESTPEQSHKTPDNDVDVDPDHTPDSGSDSAADGSDGGVWSFGGLFKTLSTRSESVLETYRKDLQEFGSGLKKETELFREVASRAVKDLPNSIEVIDGVIKSTAEIISQGKDSLLASSDDVEPETPDQNRVLNSARYSRFESQLINIQNDPNTFCLEPEDLEEYKKWKLGFDLKEKNEEVETLIGKIGSLEGIYKRVVLNEVDHETFWCRYFYRVYKLEQQESVRAKLVKRAISIDDDDEELSWDVDDDDDNEQESNAKSKVDEQRKEGSSVIESSVDDVKKLASAENESANKDSANVAKEVPPDKSEPSKEDSTNVVKQAAHSDESKTLSSATVGRKEENQSNADGAGKIHVVESSGNSEDSKKEDSEVTSLSKKEGNSEDSKKEDSEVTSLSKKEGNSEDSKKEDPEVTSLDKKEERAAIGAEGKGDKDESGKGGDVSIVSSHKTGADVEDLDWAEIEDIECNDDKKATSHAASSNRADLRKRLSVEEDDEDLSWDIEDDD; from the coding sequence ATGAATTTCTTCAAATCTATATTATCTGACGATCCGTATCCGGACCCCCCAATACCCAAAAAGCCCCAAGAATCTACACCTGAACAATCACACAAAACCCCTGACAATGACGTCGACGTTGACCCGGATCACACACCCGATTCAGGATCCGATTCAGCTGCCGACGGTAGTGACGGCGGTGTTTGGAGCTTCGGAGGTCTGTTCAAGACGTTGTCAACTCGATCCGAATCAGTGCTCGAGACGTACCGCAAGGATCTGCAGGAATTCGGATCCGGGTTGAAAAAAGAAACCGAATTGTTCCGTGAAGTAGCTAGTCGGGCCGTTAAGGATCTTCCTAATTCTATCGAGGTTATTGACGGCGTCATCAAATCTACGGCTGAGATTATTTCACAAGGTAAAGATTCCCTTTTAGCATCCTCTGATGATGTTGAACCCGAAACCCCTGATCAAAATCGGGTCTTGAACTCGGCCCGGTACAGTCGGTTCGAATCTCAATTGATTAATATCCAAAATGACCCAAATACATTCTGTTTGGAGCCTGAGGATTTAGAGGAGTACAAGAAGTGGAAATTAGGGTTTGATTTGAAGGAGAAAAATGAGGAAGTTGAGACCTTGATTGGAAAAATTGGATCTTTAGAAGGTATCTACAAAAGGGTTGTGCTTAATGAAGTTGATCATGAGACGTTTTGGTGTCGTTATTTTTATAGAGTGTACAAGCTTGAGCAGCAAGAGAGTGTTAGAGCTAAGCTTGTGAAGAGAGCAATATCtatagatgatgatgatgaagaattGTCTTgggatgttgatgatgatgatgataatgaacAAGAGAGCAATGCCAAATCGAAAGTTGATGAGCAGAGAAAAGAGGGTTCATCTGTTATTGAAAGCTCCGTTGATGATGTAAAGAAATTGGCTTCGGCTGAGAATGAATCTGCTAATAAGGACTCGGCTAATGTTGCAAAGGAAGTGCCTCCGGATAAAAGTGAACCAAGCAAAGAGGATTCAACCAATGTTGTTAAACAGGCCGCTCATAGTGATGAATCAAAAACTTTAAGTTCAGCTACTGTTGGTAGGAAAGAAGAGAATCAGTCTAATGCAGATGGTGCTGGCAAGATCCATGTCGTAGAATCGAGTGGGAATAGCGAAGATAGCAAGAAAGAGGACTCTgaagttacttctttgagtaagAAGGAGGGGAATAGCGAAGATAGTAAGAAAGAGGACTCTgaagttacttctttgagtaagAAGGAGGGGAATAGCGAAGATAGTAAGAAAGAAGACCCTGAAGTTACTTCTCTGGATAAAAAGGAGGAGAGGGCGGCAATAGGTGCAGAGGGGAAAGGTGATAAGGATGAATCTGGTAAAGGTGGTGATGTCTCTATAGTGTCAAGTCACAAGACGGGGGCTGATGTGGAGGACTTGGATTGGGCTGAGATTGAAGACATTGAGTGTAATGACGACAAAAAGGCAACTTCTCATGCTGCAAGTTCCAATAGAGCTGATTTGAGGAAGAGGCTTAGTGTTGAAGAGGATGATGAGGATTTGAGTTGGGACATTGAAGATGATGATTAG
- the LOC104094898 gene encoding RNA demethylase ALKBH10B-like, whose product MPPAAGVVANSDRVHFMPTAGGAPVVQPPPMMSETFAKDAILAWFRGEFAAANAIIDALCNHITQLEGGRSEYESVFAAIHRRRLNWIPILQMQKYYSIADVTLELKKVAARKVTDVEQSDVKEEEKESEVKELLNEKAKCHDEESFENSENGGGEVVDEDSIREDSNGSPESEITDTGSQEVQDSVELCSNHENCETRHDQIKMTKGFVSKEPVKGHMVNVVRGLKLFEDIFTPNELSKLDDLVNELRVAGQNGELSGETFILYNQQVKGSKRELIQLGAPIFGHVKEDTTYQKSNNEPIPALLEGVIDHLIQWHLISESRRPNSCIINFFDEGEYSQPFLKPPHLEQPVSTLLLAESMMAFGRSLVSDSEGNYKGSLMLSLKEGSLLVMRGNSADMARHAMCSSPNKRVTITFFKVRTEIGNNFPEVAPLTRAMTLWQPGVPTQYATANGVHNGYEPMDVIPKWGVLRAPMVMLAPVARPLVMSPRKAPRGGTGVFLPWNGGSRKPAKHLPPRAQRGRFLALPTPSDSPKSETTSEPSLDLDGKSP is encoded by the exons ATGCCGCCGGCAGCCGGCGTTGTTGCGAATTCCGATCGAGTTCACTTTATGCCTACAGCTGGTGGTGCTCCAGTGGTCCAACCACCTCCCATGATGTCTGAGACATTTGCTAAGGATGCCATTTTAGCGTGGTTCAGGGGCGAGTTTGCCGCTGCGAATGCGATTATTGATGCGCTCTGTAACCATATTACTCAGCTGGAAGGCGGCCGATCGGAATACGAATCTGTTTTCGCCGCCATACATCGCCGGAGACTGAATTGGATTCCAATTCTTCAGATGCAGAAGTATTATTCCATTGCTGATGTCACGCTTGAGCTCAAAAAAGTCGCCGCTAGAAAGGTGACGGACGTGGAACAGAGTgatgtaaaagaagaagaaaaggagagTGAAGTGAAAGAATTGCTTAATGAAAAGGCTAAATGTCATGACGAAGAGTCGTTTGAGAACTCCGAAAATGGAGGCGGTGAGGTGGTAGATGAAGATTCAATCAGAGAGGATTCAAATGGATCGCCGGAAAGTGAGATCACGGATACag GATCCCAAGAAGTACAGGATTCTGTGGAACTTTGCTCAAACCATGAAAATTGTGAGACAAGGCATGACCAGATCAAGATGACTAAGGGGTTTGTATCAAAGGAACCAGTCAAAGGACATATG GTGAATGTTGTAAGAGGTCTGAAGTTATTCGAAGACATATTTACTCCGAATGAACTCTCTAAGTTAGATGACCTTGTGAATGAACTTCGAGTTGCTGGTCAAAATGGTGAACTCTCAG GTGAAACTTTTATTTTGTACAACCAGCAGGTGAAGGGCAGCAAAAGAGAGCTGATTCAACTCGGTGCACCAATTTTTGGGCATGTAAAAGAGGATACCACATATCAAAAGA GTAACAATGAGCCCATTCCAGCTCTTCTGGAAGGTGTCATAGACCACCTGATTCAGTGGCATCTAATATCAGAGAGTAGAAGACCTAACAGCTGCATTATCAACTTCTTTGATGAG GGGGAGTATTCGCAGCCTTTCCTGAAACCACCTCACTTGGAACAGCCAGTCTCCACCCTTCTCCTGGCTGAATCAATGATGGCATTTGGGCGAAGTCTTGTGAGCGATAGTGAAGGGAACTACAAAGGATCGCTCATGCTTTCTCTTAAAGAGGG GTCTCTTTTGGTCATGAGGGGGAATAGTGCTGATATGGCCAGGCATGCCATGTGCTCATCTCCTAACAAAAGAGTTACAATTACATTCTTTAAAGTCAGAACAGAGATTGGAAACAATTTTCCAGAAGTTGCTCCTCTGACTAGAGCCATGACCTTATGGCAACCTGGTGTTCCAACACAATATGCAACTGCAAATGGAGTTCACAATGGTTATGAGCCAATGGATGTGATCCCCAAATGGGGTGTCCTTCGAGCTCCGATGGTTATGCTAGCACCAGTGGCGCGTCCACTAGTTATGAGCCCCCGAAAGGCTCCTCGTGGTGGTACTGGTGTATTTTTGCCATGGAATGGTGGATCCAGAAAACCTGCAAAGCATCTTCCGCCGCGTGCTCAAAGAGGACGGTTCCTTGCACTGCCTACCCCTAGTGACTCACCTAAATCAGAGACCACTTCAGAACCAAGTTTGGATCTTGATGGGAAATCACCATAG